One window from the genome of Pandoraea fibrosis encodes:
- a CDS encoding aminoglycoside phosphotransferase family protein, which yields MFEPYLKRWRLTRDGEAFTSHAGQLLPVRQGHTPAILKISHEPEEIAGANLMVWWGGDGAAPVLAHDGEALLMVRAQGSASLAEMSRTGHDDDATRILCATVGHLHRPRAGRRPALATLHDWFGALLASAPGGPSILRHSANAALALLNAPRDEVVLHGDVHHANVLDFGDRGWLAIDPKGLYGERGFDYANLFCNPDDDTALAPGVFARRVEIVTHAAAIEHQRLLQWVLAWAGLSAVWHAEDGGDARGTLAVARLAAAALGIVE from the coding sequence ATGTTCGAACCGTATCTGAAACGATGGCGCCTCACCCGCGACGGCGAGGCGTTTACCTCTCATGCCGGCCAATTGCTGCCTGTGCGTCAGGGGCACACGCCTGCCATTCTCAAGATCTCGCATGAACCCGAAGAAATCGCGGGGGCGAATCTTATGGTGTGGTGGGGCGGCGACGGTGCCGCGCCTGTGCTGGCGCACGACGGTGAGGCGCTGCTGATGGTGCGGGCACAGGGCTCGGCGTCGCTCGCGGAGATGTCCAGAACGGGCCATGACGACGATGCAACCCGCATTCTTTGTGCGACCGTCGGACACTTGCATCGGCCGCGTGCCGGGCGCCGGCCGGCGCTCGCGACGTTGCATGACTGGTTCGGCGCGCTGCTGGCGTCGGCGCCGGGAGGGCCGTCCATCCTGCGTCATAGCGCGAATGCCGCGCTTGCGTTACTGAACGCGCCGCGTGACGAAGTCGTATTGCATGGGGATGTGCATCATGCCAACGTGCTGGACTTCGGCGACAGAGGGTGGCTCGCCATTGATCCGAAAGGACTCTACGGCGAGCGCGGCTTCGACTATGCGAATCTCTTCTGCAATCCCGACGACGACACGGCACTGGCGCCCGGCGTCTTTGCGCGGCGCGTCGAGATCGTGACGCATGCTGCCGCCATCGAGCATCAACGGCTGTTGCAGTGGGTATTGGCGTGGGCAGGGCTGTCTGCCGTCTGGCACGCTGAGGATGGCGGCGATGCCCGGGGCACGTTGGCGGTAGCGCGGCTGGCCGCTGCCGCGCTGGGCATCGTCGAATAA
- a CDS encoding glycerate kinase, with protein MSSNAQAPIIVIAPDSFKGSLSAPEVARAIASGIARVLPQADLRLRPMADGGEGTLDALLSAGGRRVPLSVRGAGQASVTAEYGIMPDGTGVLESANVVSITDPVGMQTPVAERSTVGLGELLRALLDTGARRVLIGLGGSSTNDGGAGLLVGLGARLLDESGEAVPPVPAALHRVASIDLNGLDARLKDCELIAMSDVNNPLNGTQGATAIFGPQKGVSEAQVEPLDRAIAHFAGHAHRAFNANEAASRAGAGAAGGLGFALHLLGAQFRSGAEVVAERVGLPQAVEGADWLITGEGRSDGQTLSGKTPMIAAQVAIKAGASASLLSGAIDRSALDSLSRVFSGCFSLTFGPTTLEKAIADAAGLLTDSAEQMTRLRYTHKG; from the coding sequence ATGTCCAGCAATGCGCAAGCCCCGATCATCGTCATCGCCCCCGATTCGTTCAAAGGTTCGTTGAGTGCCCCGGAAGTGGCGCGCGCCATCGCGTCCGGCATTGCCCGGGTGTTGCCGCAGGCCGATCTGCGGCTGCGTCCGATGGCCGACGGCGGCGAAGGCACGCTCGACGCCCTGCTCTCCGCCGGCGGGCGCCGGGTGCCGCTGTCCGTGCGCGGCGCAGGTCAGGCGTCGGTCACGGCCGAGTACGGCATCATGCCCGACGGCACGGGGGTGCTGGAGAGCGCCAATGTGGTGAGCATTACCGACCCCGTCGGCATGCAGACGCCGGTGGCCGAGCGCTCGACGGTGGGCCTCGGCGAACTGCTGCGCGCACTGCTCGATACCGGCGCACGCCGTGTGCTCATCGGTCTGGGCGGCAGCAGCACGAACGACGGCGGCGCCGGTCTGCTGGTCGGTCTCGGCGCGCGCCTGCTCGACGAATCGGGCGAAGCCGTGCCGCCGGTGCCCGCGGCGCTTCATCGCGTTGCATCGATCGATCTGAACGGGCTCGACGCCCGCCTGAAGGACTGCGAGCTGATCGCCATGTCCGACGTCAACAATCCGCTCAACGGCACGCAAGGCGCGACGGCAATCTTCGGACCACAAAAGGGTGTGAGTGAAGCCCAGGTCGAACCGCTTGATCGCGCCATCGCGCATTTCGCCGGCCATGCCCATCGCGCGTTCAACGCCAACGAAGCGGCGAGCCGTGCCGGTGCCGGCGCCGCAGGCGGTCTCGGCTTTGCGTTGCATTTGCTCGGTGCGCAATTCCGCTCCGGCGCCGAGGTGGTCGCCGAGCGCGTCGGCCTGCCGCAGGCGGTGGAAGGTGCCGACTGGCTCATCACCGGCGAAGGCCGTAGCGACGGGCAAACGCTCTCCGGCAAGACACCGATGATTGCCGCGCAGGTGGCCATCAAGGCAGGTGCGAGCGCATCGCTGCTCTCGGGCGCCATCGATCGCAGCGCGCTCGATAGCCTCTCGCGTGTATTCTCGGGATGTTTCTCGCTGACGTTCGGCCCGACCACGCTGGAAAAGGCGATTGCCGATGCCGCAGGCCTGCTCACCGACAGCGCGGAACAGATGACCCGCCTGCGCTATACCCACAAGGGCTGA
- a CDS encoding DeoR/GlpR family DNA-binding transcription regulator → MSHTESSESVDASSVDVTSVDTSGAPTATGDAAQASLNPRQQALFDAVRRDGFLTVDELAARFDVTPQTIRRDINSLAERKWVRRYHGGVGLPGGAENDAYDARQTHLADEKRRIAVRLAEQIPDHASIFINLGTTTEAVARALSRHRGLRVITNNLHVAAMMSSYADAEVIITGGVVRARDQGVTGEATLDFIRQFKVDFGIVGISAIDADGTLRDFDYREVRVAEAIIAQSRTVFLAADHSKFGRPALVRLGHLSQVDALFTDRPVPEGMAQVIAEAGTVVHVAD, encoded by the coding sequence ATGTCCCATACCGAATCCTCTGAATCCGTCGATGCTTCATCCGTCGATGTCACCTCCGTCGATACCTCAGGGGCGCCCACCGCGACAGGAGATGCGGCGCAGGCCTCGCTGAACCCGCGTCAGCAGGCGCTGTTCGACGCGGTGCGCCGCGACGGCTTCCTCACGGTCGACGAACTGGCCGCACGCTTCGACGTGACGCCGCAGACGATCCGGCGCGACATCAACTCTCTGGCCGAACGCAAGTGGGTGCGCCGCTACCATGGCGGCGTTGGCCTGCCGGGTGGGGCGGAAAACGACGCGTACGATGCCCGGCAGACACATCTGGCCGACGAGAAACGCCGCATCGCGGTACGTCTGGCGGAGCAAATCCCCGATCACGCCTCGATCTTCATCAATCTGGGCACCACGACGGAAGCCGTGGCCCGGGCGTTGTCACGCCACCGCGGTTTGCGCGTCATCACCAACAATCTGCACGTCGCCGCCATGATGAGCAGTTACGCCGATGCCGAGGTGATCATCACCGGCGGCGTAGTGCGCGCCCGCGATCAGGGCGTGACCGGCGAGGCTACGCTCGACTTCATTCGCCAGTTCAAAGTCGATTTCGGCATCGTGGGGATCTCTGCCATCGACGCCGACGGCACGCTGCGAGACTTCGATTATCGCGAAGTGCGTGTTGCCGAGGCGATCATCGCGCAGTCGCGCACCGTATTTCTGGCCGCTGACCACAGCAAGTTCGGTCGCCCCGCGCTTGTCCGGCTCGGACACCTGTCTCAGGTCGACGCGCTGTTCACCGATCGTCCGGTGCCTGAAGGCATGGCGCAGGTGATCGCCGAGGCGGGCACGGTGGTACACGTCGCGGACTGA
- the glpD gene encoding glycerol-3-phosphate dehydrogenase, translating to MQTSAHSPSDNLLAPYDLLVVGGGINGTGIARDAAGRGLRVLLVEQDDLASHTSSASTKLIHGGLRYLEYYEFGLVRKALQEREVLLRAAPHIMWPLRFVMPHMPNLRPAWLIRAGLFLYDHLARREILPGSRGIDLRQHPAGAPLRRDLTRGFVYSDGWVQDARLVVLNAQDAAERGATVLTRTRLIGADRGEHMWTAQIETPDGSHQTVRARAMVNAAGPWVGHLLGEVLRQSATHRVRMVKGSHIVTRKLFDHDHAYIFQNPDKRIIFAIPYERDFTLIGTTDIEYHGDPAHVAINDDEIAYLCKSASEYFTRPIVPGDVVWTYAGVRPLMEEEVSNPSAVTRDYKLELDASAKRAPLLSVFGGKITTYRRLAEEAMSHLHGPLGFTHGDWTAGAPLPGGDMAEPDAGAFETSLRAQFPWLPQALAHRYARTYGTRTHVLVGDATSLDGLGQHLCGDLYEAELRYLVQYEWARTAQDVLWRRTKLGLHVGKDGEASVQQWFAQHMEMAA from the coding sequence GTGCAGACATCCGCCCATTCACCATCGGACAATCTCCTTGCACCCTACGACTTGCTGGTCGTCGGCGGCGGGATCAATGGAACGGGCATTGCGCGCGATGCCGCGGGGCGCGGTCTGCGGGTATTGCTCGTCGAGCAGGATGATCTGGCATCGCATACCTCGTCGGCGAGCACCAAGCTGATTCACGGCGGGTTGCGCTATCTCGAGTATTACGAGTTCGGTCTGGTCCGCAAGGCGTTGCAGGAGCGTGAAGTGCTGTTGCGCGCCGCGCCGCACATCATGTGGCCGCTTCGCTTCGTGATGCCGCATATGCCGAACCTGCGTCCGGCGTGGCTGATTCGTGCCGGGCTGTTCCTCTACGATCATCTGGCACGGCGAGAAATACTGCCGGGCTCGCGCGGCATCGATCTGCGCCAGCATCCGGCCGGTGCGCCGTTGCGCCGCGATCTCACGCGCGGTTTCGTCTACTCGGACGGCTGGGTGCAAGATGCGCGTCTGGTCGTGCTCAACGCGCAGGATGCCGCCGAGCGCGGCGCCACGGTTCTCACGCGCACGCGCCTCATCGGCGCGGATCGCGGCGAGCACATGTGGACGGCACAGATCGAGACGCCCGACGGCTCCCACCAGACCGTGCGCGCGCGGGCCATGGTGAATGCGGCCGGGCCCTGGGTCGGTCATCTGCTGGGTGAGGTGCTGCGCCAGAGTGCAACGCACCGCGTGCGCATGGTCAAGGGCAGCCATATCGTGACGCGCAAGCTGTTCGATCACGATCACGCCTACATCTTCCAGAATCCGGACAAGCGCATCATCTTCGCGATTCCGTATGAGCGCGACTTCACGCTGATTGGCACAACCGATATCGAGTATCACGGCGACCCGGCGCACGTTGCGATCAACGATGACGAGATCGCTTATCTCTGCAAATCGGCCAGCGAGTATTTCACCCGGCCGATCGTGCCGGGCGATGTCGTCTGGACTTATGCGGGCGTGCGGCCGTTGATGGAAGAAGAGGTCTCGAACCCGTCGGCCGTCACGCGCGATTACAAGCTCGAGCTGGATGCCTCCGCCAAGCGTGCGCCGCTGCTGTCGGTATTCGGCGGCAAGATCACGACGTACCGTCGTCTCGCGGAAGAGGCCATGTCGCACCTGCACGGCCCGCTGGGCTTCACGCATGGCGACTGGACGGCGGGCGCGCCGCTGCCGGGGGGCGACATGGCCGAGCCGGATGCCGGCGCCTTCGAAACATCGCTGCGTGCGCAGTTTCCGTGGCTACCGCAGGCGCTGGCGCATCGCTACGCGCGCACCTACGGTACGCGCACGCATGTGCTGGTGGGCGATGCGACCTCGCTCGACGGGCTGGGGCAACACCTCTGCGGCGATCTGTATGAAGCCGAACTGCGCTATCTTGTGCAATACGAATGGGCGCGCACTGCACAAGACGTGTTGTGGCGCCGGACCAAACTTGGTCTGCACGTCGGAAAGGACGGCGAAGCCAGCGTGCAACAGTGGTTCGCGCAGCACATGGAAATGGCTGCCTGA
- the glpK gene encoding glycerol kinase GlpK, with protein sequence MAGGGYILAFDQGTTSSRALLFDRDGHVVATAQKEFRQIYPHPGWVEHDPREIWSTQAGVAAEALTHAGVGGSDISAIGITNQRETTVVWDRRTGEPVYNAIVWQDRRTADFCDALRAQGKEALVSSRTGLRIDSYFSGTKIRWILDNVEGAREAADAGHLAFGTVDSWLVWHLTGGKLHVTDVSNASRTMLLNIHTLAWDDELLALLGVPRSMLPEVRSSSEVFGHTATPLFSVPVPIAGIAGDQQAALFGQMCLSPGMVKNTYGTGCFMVMNTGSQPQASRHNLLTTVAWKIGERVDYALEGSIFIGGAVVQWLRDGLGIIRHSRDVEALATSVPDADGVVLVPAFAGLGAPHWQPHARGTLFGATRGTTAAHVARAALDSIAFQTLDVLRAMEADAGLHVSELRVDGGAAANDLLMQWQADLLGADVVRPKVIETTAAGAAYLAGLAVGFWPDIDTLQRQWQLQRRFSRKLSESDVTRAVSGWQRAVRAAKVWAEEG encoded by the coding sequence ATGGCAGGAGGCGGCTACATCCTCGCGTTCGATCAGGGTACGACCAGTTCGCGAGCATTGCTGTTCGACCGCGATGGCCATGTCGTGGCAACCGCACAGAAAGAATTCCGTCAGATTTATCCGCACCCCGGATGGGTCGAGCACGATCCGCGCGAGATCTGGTCGACGCAGGCCGGCGTGGCTGCCGAAGCATTGACGCATGCCGGTGTGGGTGGCAGCGACATCTCGGCCATCGGCATCACAAATCAGCGCGAGACGACCGTTGTCTGGGACCGCCGCACGGGCGAGCCGGTATATAACGCCATTGTCTGGCAGGACCGCCGCACGGCCGATTTCTGCGATGCGTTGCGTGCGCAGGGCAAGGAAGCGCTGGTATCGAGCCGCACCGGGCTGCGCATCGACTCCTATTTTTCCGGCACCAAGATTCGCTGGATTCTCGATAACGTCGAGGGGGCGCGCGAGGCCGCCGACGCCGGGCATCTCGCGTTCGGCACGGTCGATAGCTGGCTCGTCTGGCATTTGACGGGGGGCAAGCTGCACGTCACGGACGTGTCGAATGCGTCGCGCACCATGCTCCTCAACATCCATACGCTCGCGTGGGACGACGAGCTCCTCGCATTGCTCGGGGTGCCGCGCAGCATGTTGCCCGAGGTGCGCTCGTCGAGCGAAGTGTTCGGCCACACGGCCACGCCATTGTTCTCGGTGCCGGTGCCGATTGCGGGTATCGCGGGCGACCAGCAGGCGGCGCTCTTCGGCCAGATGTGTCTTTCACCGGGCATGGTGAAGAACACCTACGGCACGGGTTGCTTCATGGTGATGAACACCGGCAGTCAACCGCAGGCATCGCGTCACAACCTGCTCACGACCGTGGCGTGGAAGATCGGCGAACGGGTGGACTATGCGCTCGAGGGCAGCATCTTCATCGGCGGTGCGGTCGTGCAGTGGTTGCGTGACGGACTCGGCATCATTCGCCACTCGCGCGATGTGGAAGCACTCGCGACCAGCGTGCCCGATGCCGATGGCGTTGTGCTCGTGCCGGCGTTCGCCGGACTCGGCGCGCCACATTGGCAACCCCATGCACGCGGCACGCTGTTCGGCGCCACGCGTGGCACCACCGCCGCACATGTGGCGCGGGCCGCACTCGACAGCATCGCCTTCCAGACGCTCGACGTCTTGCGCGCCATGGAGGCCGACGCCGGTCTGCATGTGTCGGAGTTGCGTGTCGATGGCGGCGCGGCGGCCAACGATCTCCTGATGCAGTGGCAGGCAGATTTGCTGGGGGCCGATGTAGTTCGCCCGAAGGTGATCGAGACGACAGCGGCGGGTGCCGCCTATCTCGCCGGACTGGCCGTCGGATTTTGGCCGGACATCGACACGCTGCAACGTCAGTGGCAGCTACAGCGACGGTTTTCCCGCAAGCTCTCCGAGAGCGACGTGACCCGTGCCGTGAGCGGCTGGCAGCGCGCGGTGCGTGCGGCCAAGGTCTGGGCGGAAGAGGGCTGA
- a CDS encoding fumarylacetoacetate hydrolase family protein: MSQFVISAPPQASVAVAGSDARFPVRRVFCVGRNYAAHAREMGSNPDREPPFFFMKPADAVVAAEGTLPYPPLTSELHHEIELVVAIGADGENVDARQALSLVWGYGVGVDLTRRDLQQQAKDTRRPWDWGKAFDASAPCGPLHAVAEVGHPKEGRVWLDVNGETRQTGDLNELIWSVPDLIAEISRSVKLAAGDLIFTGTPAGVGPLEPGDKVSAGVAGVGEIAFTVGKKPAA; this comes from the coding sequence ATGAGCCAATTCGTTATTTCGGCGCCGCCTCAGGCGTCGGTCGCCGTCGCAGGCAGCGACGCCCGTTTCCCCGTGCGCCGCGTGTTCTGCGTCGGCCGCAACTACGCTGCGCATGCGCGCGAGATGGGTAGCAATCCGGATCGCGAGCCGCCGTTCTTCTTCATGAAGCCGGCTGACGCCGTGGTCGCGGCCGAAGGCACGCTGCCCTACCCGCCGCTCACGAGCGAGTTGCATCACGAGATCGAACTGGTCGTGGCCATTGGTGCCGACGGCGAGAACGTCGATGCCCGCCAGGCACTGTCGCTCGTGTGGGGCTACGGAGTGGGTGTCGACCTCACGCGTCGCGACCTGCAGCAGCAGGCCAAAGACACGCGTCGTCCGTGGGACTGGGGCAAGGCGTTCGACGCCTCGGCACCCTGCGGCCCGCTGCACGCTGTGGCGGAAGTGGGGCATCCGAAGGAAGGCCGCGTCTGGCTCGACGTGAACGGCGAAACCCGTCAGACCGGCGATCTCAACGAACTGATCTGGTCGGTGCCCGATCTGATCGCCGAGATCTCGCGCAGCGTGAAGCTCGCCGCAGGCGACCTGATCTTCACCGGCACGCCGGCTGGCGTCGGGCCGCTCGAACCGGGCGACAAGGTCAGCGCCGGCGTAGCCGGTGTGGGAGAGATTGCCTTCACCGTCGGCAAGAAGCCCGCGGCCTGA
- a CDS encoding VOC family protein produces MATPLFHLAFPVDDLEAARRFYGGVMGCPEGRSSDHWIDFDFFGHQLVAHLSPDEAGKRITNPVDGDEVPVPHFGVILDMAAWHALADRLRAAGTRFVIEPHIRFAGQVGEQATLFFYDPAGNALEFKAFADLSQVFAK; encoded by the coding sequence ATGGCAACACCGCTCTTTCACCTCGCGTTTCCCGTCGACGACCTCGAAGCGGCCCGCCGCTTCTACGGCGGCGTGATGGGCTGCCCCGAAGGCCGCAGTTCCGATCACTGGATCGACTTCGATTTCTTCGGCCATCAACTGGTCGCGCATCTCTCGCCGGACGAGGCCGGCAAGCGCATCACGAATCCGGTCGACGGCGACGAGGTTCCTGTCCCGCATTTCGGCGTTATCCTTGACATGGCCGCCTGGCACGCACTGGCCGACCGCCTGCGCGCCGCCGGCACCCGTTTCGTGATCGAACCGCATATTCGCTTCGCCGGACAGGTGGGCGAGCAGGCAACGCTGTTCTTCTACGACCCGGCCGGCAACGCACTGGAGTTCAAGGCGTTCGCCGACTTGTCGCAGGTCTTCGCCAAGTAA
- a CDS encoding LysR family transcriptional regulator, protein MIRYLKTFVTAAETASFSAAGARLGLTQSAVSAQIQRLEDDLGVQLFERTGRAVSLSDDGRRLLAQAQGVISGYQAMRGEAGAHDGQAALAPIHVGAILTVQLGLLPGAVQRWTALGAMPHLNIVPGMSVQLLGQLDAKELDLAVMIRPRIGVPADMKWLTLMQEPYVAIAPKGTCGTVADWAMAMPFVRYNRRSYGGDLVDRYLRRHRLWVREGVELDEPEVIVRLVRARLGWSIVPATLIGLPVDAHAAAKTAKAGKGGGMLAQGVQVLSLSGAPLTRELGVLVRQSALKRAPVATLMKCLADEAQSLG, encoded by the coding sequence ATGATCCGTTACCTGAAAACCTTCGTCACGGCAGCCGAAACCGCGTCGTTCTCGGCGGCGGGGGCGCGTCTCGGACTGACACAGTCGGCTGTGAGTGCCCAGATTCAGCGGCTCGAGGACGATCTCGGCGTGCAACTCTTCGAGCGGACCGGCCGCGCCGTGTCGCTATCGGACGATGGTCGCCGTTTGCTTGCACAGGCGCAGGGCGTGATTTCGGGGTATCAGGCCATGCGCGGCGAGGCCGGGGCGCATGACGGTCAGGCGGCGCTCGCACCGATTCATGTCGGCGCCATCCTCACCGTGCAGCTTGGTTTGCTGCCGGGAGCGGTGCAACGCTGGACGGCGCTCGGTGCCATGCCGCATCTGAACATCGTGCCGGGCATGTCCGTGCAATTGCTGGGGCAGCTCGACGCAAAAGAGCTTGATCTGGCCGTGATGATCCGACCGCGCATCGGCGTGCCGGCCGATATGAAATGGCTCACGCTGATGCAGGAGCCCTATGTCGCCATCGCACCAAAGGGCACGTGTGGCACGGTGGCCGATTGGGCGATGGCAATGCCCTTCGTGCGCTACAACCGACGCTCCTACGGCGGCGATCTGGTGGATCGATACCTGCGGCGGCATCGGCTGTGGGTGCGAGAAGGCGTGGAGCTGGACGAGCCCGAGGTCATTGTTCGGCTGGTGCGTGCACGATTGGGATGGTCGATCGTGCCCGCGACGCTCATCGGCCTGCCGGTCGATGCCCATGCCGCAGCGAAAACGGCAAAGGCCGGCAAAGGCGGCGGCATGCTCGCGCAGGGCGTTCAGGTGCTGTCGTTGTCCGGTGCACCGCTCACCCGCGAGCTTGGGGTGCTCGTGCGTCAATCGGCGCTCAAGCGTGCGCCGGTCGCCACGCTGATGAAGTGTCTCGCCGACGAGGCTCAGTCGCTGGGGTAG
- a CDS encoding efflux transporter outer membrane subunit, with protein MRVARRATCHCATHRLTFGGWLALGLSTTLAACAVGPDFHTPEPANVVQYTTGTQSATTLGTEGAQGAAQTLVAGDDVPSRWWTRFDSPALDALVAQALTDSPTLRQAQAKLRQAQEDYRAQAGARLLPSADLKLSATREQVDLASFGITSVPSPGPFTLYNASVDVSYTLDVFGGNRRALEGLAAQIDYQRFEAEAARLSLAGNVVTAALRQASARAQLSALEGMASAQRAQLDITRSRQRAGGVATLDVENQAALVAQTEAQLPALRLQIAQYDHQLARLTGQPPGAFTSPVIDLDSLHLPRAVPVSLPSTLARRRPDIRASEALLHKASADVGVATANLYPQFTLSGSFGTQRMRTADLGNGINIWNIGMNLLQPLFRGGELRAQRRAAVAAYDAALASYQDTVLLGLAQVADAMRALEADASTLAARDDAARRAEAAFRIASERYRVGGISHLALLDAQRQALDATRARLDAQGARLTDTAALWQALGGATADAPAATANPYPSD; from the coding sequence ATGCGAGTTGCCCGACGTGCGACGTGTCACTGTGCAACCCACCGCCTGACGTTCGGAGGGTGGCTTGCCCTCGGGCTCAGCACCACACTCGCCGCCTGCGCGGTCGGGCCGGACTTCCACACGCCTGAGCCCGCCAACGTTGTGCAATACACCACCGGTACTCAGTCGGCCACGACCCTCGGCACCGAGGGCGCGCAGGGCGCCGCGCAAACCCTCGTCGCCGGGGACGATGTACCGTCGCGCTGGTGGACACGTTTCGACTCCCCTGCGCTCGACGCGCTCGTCGCGCAAGCGCTGACCGATAGCCCAACGCTGCGGCAGGCGCAGGCGAAGCTGCGTCAGGCGCAAGAAGACTACCGCGCGCAGGCAGGCGCGCGATTGCTGCCCTCTGCCGATCTGAAACTCTCCGCCACACGCGAGCAAGTCGATCTGGCGTCGTTCGGCATCACCAGCGTGCCGAGTCCCGGGCCGTTCACCTTGTATAACGCGAGTGTCGATGTCTCATACACGCTGGACGTGTTCGGCGGCAACCGACGGGCACTGGAAGGTCTGGCCGCCCAGATCGACTATCAACGCTTCGAAGCGGAGGCCGCCCGGCTCTCCCTTGCGGGCAATGTCGTGACGGCCGCTTTGCGGCAAGCCAGCGCACGGGCGCAACTCTCGGCGCTGGAAGGCATGGCGAGCGCTCAGCGCGCGCAGCTCGATATCACGCGTTCGCGTCAACGTGCCGGCGGCGTCGCCACACTGGACGTCGAGAATCAGGCCGCACTCGTGGCGCAGACCGAAGCGCAGTTGCCCGCACTGCGCTTGCAGATCGCCCAGTACGATCATCAATTGGCGCGGCTGACCGGTCAGCCGCCCGGGGCGTTCACGTCGCCCGTCATCGATCTCGACAGCCTGCACCTGCCGCGCGCGGTTCCCGTTTCCCTGCCATCGACACTGGCCCGGCGACGCCCGGATATTCGCGCCTCGGAAGCGCTGCTGCACAAAGCCAGTGCCGACGTTGGCGTGGCGACGGCGAATCTGTATCCGCAATTCACCCTTTCCGGCAGCTTCGGCACCCAGCGCATGCGAACGGCCGATCTGGGCAACGGCATCAACATCTGGAACATCGGCATGAATCTGCTGCAACCGCTGTTTCGCGGCGGCGAGTTACGCGCACAACGGCGCGCCGCCGTCGCCGCTTATGACGCGGCACTGGCGTCGTATCAGGACACCGTCCTGCTCGGCCTGGCACAGGTCGCCGACGCGATGCGCGCGTTGGAGGCGGACGCCAGCACACTCGCCGCACGGGACGACGCGGCGCGGCGCGCGGAAGCCGCGTTCCGGATTGCGAGCGAGCGATACCGCGTGGGCGGCATCAGCCATCTCGCGCTGCTCGACGCACAACGTCAGGCACTCGACGCCACGCGTGCCCGGCTCGACGCCCAGGGCGCACGTCTGACGGACACGGCGGCCCTTTGGCAGGCGCTCGGTGGGGCAACGGCCGATGCCCCCGCCGCAACGGCCAATCCCTACCCCAGCGACTGA
- a CDS encoding ABC transporter permease, whose product MSAPLGFSIARWWSIVCKEFLQLRRDRVTFAMIVGVPLVQLTLFGFAINTDPKHMPTAAIVADDSEFTRSLVAAMEHSEYFHFTETLTSEDAGRAALAQGRVQFVLNIPADFTRRLLRGERPAVLVEADATDPMAMASALGALPAIAQSVAQKDLTGPLASLAGGQGAFDVQVHRLYNAEGITQYNIIPGLMGVILTMTLAMMTGLAIVRERERGTMENLLATPVLPIEVMTGKIVPYIAIGLIQASIILIAARFVFHVPFEGSVIAIYLSALVFIAANLTVGIALSSFAQNQLQAMQLTVFYFLPNMLLSGFMFPFRGMPAWAQAIGNVLPLTYFNRLIRGILLKGNGWGDAWHDLWPLLVFSAVLMTVAVKFYKRTLD is encoded by the coding sequence ATGAGCGCGCCGCTGGGGTTTTCCATCGCGCGGTGGTGGAGCATTGTGTGCAAGGAATTTCTGCAACTGCGCCGCGACCGCGTGACCTTCGCGATGATCGTGGGCGTGCCGCTCGTGCAACTGACGCTCTTCGGCTTTGCCATCAATACCGACCCCAAACACATGCCCACTGCGGCAATCGTGGCCGACGACAGCGAATTCACGCGCAGCTTGGTCGCGGCGATGGAGCACTCGGAATACTTCCACTTCACGGAGACGCTCACGAGCGAAGACGCGGGGCGCGCCGCGCTGGCGCAGGGACGCGTTCAGTTCGTGCTGAATATCCCCGCCGACTTCACGCGGCGGTTGTTGCGAGGCGAACGGCCCGCTGTCCTTGTCGAGGCCGACGCGACCGACCCGATGGCGATGGCCTCTGCGCTCGGGGCATTGCCTGCCATCGCACAGTCGGTCGCGCAGAAGGATCTGACCGGCCCGCTCGCTTCGCTGGCCGGCGGCCAGGGTGCGTTCGACGTGCAGGTACACCGGCTCTACAACGCCGAAGGCATCACCCAATACAACATCATTCCCGGCCTGATGGGCGTGATTCTGACGATGACGCTCGCCATGATGACCGGACTCGCCATCGTGCGCGAGCGCGAACGCGGCACGATGGAGAACCTGCTCGCGACACCCGTGCTGCCCATCGAGGTCATGACGGGCAAGATCGTGCCGTACATCGCCATCGGCCTGATTCAGGCGAGCATCATTCTCATCGCGGCACGCTTTGTCTTTCACGTGCCCTTCGAGGGTAGCGTGATCGCGATCTATCTTTCGGCACTGGTGTTCATCGCGGCCAATCTGACCGTGGGCATCGCGTTGTCGTCGTTCGCGCAGAATCAGTTGCAGGCCATGCAACTCACCGTGTTCTATTTCCTGCCGAACATGCTGCTCTCGGGCTTCATGTTTCCGTTTCGCGGCATGCCGGCGTGGGCCCAGGCCATCGGCAACGTGCTGCCGCTCACCTACTTCAACCGGCTCATTCGCGGCATTCTGCTCAAGGGCAATGGCTGGGGCGATGCCTGGCACGACCTGTGGCCGCTGCTGGTGTTCTCCGCGGTACTGATGACGGTGGCCGTGAAGTTCTACAAACGAACGCTCGACTGA